ATGAACCCAGTTGCCCCAGTAACCTCAACCACTGGTTTAACTGATACTGCTTCGTTGACTCCAACCCCAACTTCAACTCCAACCCTCAGCGAGGCCAGCAATCGGGTTGATTCGGCAGTGACCACCTATTTTGGTACATTGCGCGAATTTATTGAAGAAACTTCGACCTATGGCTTGGCAACCTTGCCATTTGATCGCGAAGCATTTAAGGCCTTTGTGTTGCACCAAGAACGCTTGCAGTTGTTGCGTACAAAACTTGGCGAAAAATTGGTCACCGAAGATCAAGCAACCAAGGAAATTTATGCTGATGCGCAGCAAATTTTCGTAACTGCAAATATTACCGACCCAACCGACCCCGTAACCGTAACCAAATGGGCGCAAGCCAAAGCCAAAATCGATGATATTGCTGCGCAGTTGACCGATACGGCTAGCTTTACTGATGTGCAAGTGTTGAATACTAACGATAATGCAGTCGATAATCCAGCCACAGGCATGCGACCACTAACTCAATTTGATGCCTTGGGCATTACCCAGCCAATTTCAACCCAAGAAGTTGGGGTAATTGGCAAGCCGTATCAATCGACCCAAGGTTGGCATATTGTTTTGGTACATCAGCGTGAATTGCGCCCAAGCCAAACCGATTTGGCCACCAAGCGCGATGAGGCTGTGCTTAAGTGGGTTGAGGAAAAACGTACTGCTGCTGCTGTACAACGTTTCCCCGAACCAACCGCAACGACCGTTCCACCAACGATCGAGCCAATTCCAACCACGATTCCACAGCCAACCACTGATCCAGCGGCAGTTACCGCAACTCCAACTGGTGCAGTTGCGCCAACCGAAGCAGTAACGCCAACACCATAAGCAAAAACAGGTAGAATAGTGGCGGGTCAAAGGCGACCCGCCACTTGTTGTTTAATCTGAGGAGTTTCCATGAATCGATGGTGGGCCAAACGAACGATGCGAGTATGGGTTGCCCTAGCAATTACCGTGCTGATCATTGGCGCAACGATTTGGGCAACCATGCAATTGCTTGCCGATATCGCTGGTACTGCCACCACATGGCGCATCGATTTAACTACATTTGCTTGGTTTGCATCAGCAGTTTCGGGCTTTTTGATTAGCGTGATTATGCTGTATCGGGTTGGGAGTGCCTTAACTTTGCACTATCGGGTCGATCGCAATGCCTTGACGATTCACTGGTTGGGGAATACTGCGGTTGTGCCGATGAACTTGATTACAGCGGTTGAGCCAAGTGTGGCTGTGAAGCAAAAGCCTGGTTTGCTCACTCGTTTTGGTTATACTAGCGGGGTTGGTCAGGCAGTTGATGAGCAGGTTTTGAATTTCTTTAGCACCCAACCTGCCGAACAAGCCCTGCTTTTACGCACCACGGGCGGTAGTTATGTAATTACTCCAGCCCAACGTGATAGCTTTATCCAAGAGGTCGAAAGCCGGCTTAATTTGGGGGTGGTGCAAGTTCAAAGCGAAGGTGTAGTGCGCTCTACGCGGATTGCCTATGATTTTTGGTTGAATAATGCGGTGCGCTGGGCGCTGGTGGTTGGGCTGTTGCTCAATTTTGCAGTTTGGGGCTTAATTGCTTGGCGCTATAACCAACTGCCGCTTGAAGTACCAATTCGGATTGATGCCACAGGTGCAGTTAGTGGAGTCGAAGCCCGCGAACAACTGTTAGCCTTGCCCTTGGTTGGGTTGCTCGCTTGGCTGATCAATGCTGGATTTGGGGCATTGGTGTATCGAACTTCACGGGCTGGGGCGTTTGCCTTATTAATTGGTAGCTCGGTGGTTCAACTCTTTTTAGGTGTGGCAGTTTGGGTGGTGGTGCGCGGCTAGCCCTGATCAACCAGCCGCGCCGCTCGTTTAGAGCTTGCCGCGTGAACGGCCTTTGACTTTGCGTTTGCCAGTATCCTCTGCAACGACTGCCGCTCTGGCTCGTGGCTTGTGATTGACGCTCTCAAGCAAGGCCGTGTTGTCGATCAAGGCTAAGGTTTGGCGCATTTCGGTCAGTTGATCACGCAATAAGGCCGCTTTTTCA
This portion of the Herpetosiphon gulosus genome encodes:
- a CDS encoding SurA N-terminal domain-containing protein, with product MAKHTENVQHSKPLNKRQRARWDQERKQSTRVLLIAAAAVGLAVLLIGIGLVIQKVIVPNKTIANVAGVEVTNAEYQQYRQIMQAQQAINLAQQIQQYAQYQLQGTEQFATDVTNYIAGLKDQNAPLDYAVLDQLINDKVLENNATAEGITVSDEELQQSLATKFAPANEVMNPVAPVTSTTGLTDTASLTPTPTSTPTLSEASNRVDSAVTTYFGTLREFIEETSTYGLATLPFDREAFKAFVLHQERLQLLRTKLGEKLVTEDQATKEIYADAQQIFVTANITDPTDPVTVTKWAQAKAKIDDIAAQLTDTASFTDVQVLNTNDNAVDNPATGMRPLTQFDALGITQPISTQEVGVIGKPYQSTQGWHIVLVHQRELRPSQTDLATKRDEAVLKWVEEKRTAAAVQRFPEPTATTVPPTIEPIPTTIPQPTTDPAAVTATPTGAVAPTEAVTPTP
- a CDS encoding PH domain-containing protein, which encodes MNRWWAKRTMRVWVALAITVLIIGATIWATMQLLADIAGTATTWRIDLTTFAWFASAVSGFLISVIMLYRVGSALTLHYRVDRNALTIHWLGNTAVVPMNLITAVEPSVAVKQKPGLLTRFGYTSGVGQAVDEQVLNFFSTQPAEQALLLRTTGGSYVITPAQRDSFIQEVESRLNLGVVQVQSEGVVRSTRIAYDFWLNNAVRWALVVGLLLNFAVWGLIAWRYNQLPLEVPIRIDATGAVSGVEAREQLLALPLVGLLAWLINAGFGALVYRTSRAGAFALLIGSSVVQLFLGVAVWVVVRG